A portion of the Mesobacillus sp. AQ2 genome contains these proteins:
- a CDS encoding glycosyltransferase family 2 protein translates to MPDKVSVVVPIYRVEKYLNRCIDSILNQTYRNIEIILVNDGSPDRCGSIAEEYAANDSRIKVIHKENGGLSDARNAGMEKVTSKYMIFVDSDDWLAANAIDILLSTSKKYKADVVQSAFYYAYEDHLLIDRKHYNAKRPPVILNTESLMYELVKNERVKNFAWGKLYKTSILQDIPFKKGVLFEDVFWAHQVMDRVQKFILINQPLYFYMQRSDSIVASYTPRNLDILAGLKERHKFIEENYQDLVDESYKGILKNSLIHYNLLILNWRKNKSGLYRKEIRDYIRKNSAELKNAVAQDKTLKTELTMFLLHPILNILFTAVKKVFRQLEIISEPSGFQMVPLNKKNTQPEKLLKI, encoded by the coding sequence ATGCCTGATAAAGTTAGTGTAGTCGTTCCTATTTATAGAGTAGAAAAATATCTGAATAGATGTATTGATAGTATATTGAATCAAACCTATAGAAATATTGAAATTATTTTAGTTAATGATGGTTCCCCAGACCGCTGCGGCAGTATTGCAGAAGAATATGCTGCTAATGACTCAAGGATAAAAGTGATCCATAAAGAAAATGGCGGTTTATCGGATGCAAGGAACGCAGGAATGGAGAAGGTTACAAGCAAATATATGATTTTTGTGGATAGTGATGATTGGTTAGCAGCTAATGCAATAGACATACTATTATCCACCAGTAAGAAGTATAAAGCAGATGTAGTTCAATCTGCTTTTTATTATGCCTATGAAGACCATTTACTCATTGACCGCAAGCATTACAATGCGAAAAGACCACCTGTAATACTAAATACGGAGTCATTAATGTATGAATTAGTGAAAAATGAAAGAGTTAAGAATTTTGCCTGGGGAAAGCTCTACAAAACCAGTATCCTTCAAGACATTCCTTTTAAAAAGGGTGTTCTGTTTGAAGATGTATTTTGGGCGCATCAAGTGATGGACCGTGTCCAAAAATTCATCCTTATAAATCAGCCATTGTATTTCTATATGCAAAGAAGCGACAGTATCGTTGCTTCTTATACACCGAGGAACCTGGATATCCTGGCAGGTTTAAAAGAAAGGCACAAATTTATAGAAGAAAACTATCAAGACTTGGTAGATGAATCATATAAGGGAATATTAAAAAACAGTTTAATTCACTATAACTTGTTGATACTGAATTGGAGAAAAAATAAAAGTGGTTTGTATCGGAAAGAAATAAGAGATTATATTAGAAAGAACTCAGCAGAACTGAAAAATGCAGTAGCTCAAGATAAAACTCTTAAAACGGAGTTAACAATGTTTTTGCTGCACCCAATACTAAATATTTTATTTACTGCTGTCAAGAAAGTCTTCAGGCAACTTGAGATCATTTCTGAGCCTTCAGGATTTCAGATGGTACCACTAAACAAAAAGAATACTCAACCTGAAAAACTTCTCAAAATTTGA
- a CDS encoding helix-turn-helix transcriptional regulator, with protein MIGKNLSELRRRKGLSLSELADRSGISKSYLSNIERDVHKNPSIQILEKISDVLDVDLKALLINGHSTERVRHDKELYEFAEELKKTGIKKDNIQEYKQLIEFIKWQNEKVSK; from the coding sequence ATGATTGGAAAAAATTTATCTGAACTTAGAAGAAGAAAGGGGCTGAGCCTTTCTGAATTAGCTGATCGATCCGGGATTTCCAAGTCATATTTAAGCAATATAGAACGGGATGTACATAAAAATCCTTCCATACAAATTCTGGAGAAGATATCGGATGTTTTAGACGTAGACCTTAAAGCATTGTTGATAAACGGTCATAGTACAGAAAGAGTTCGCCACGATAAAGAACTTTATGAATTTGCAGAAGAACTGAAAAAAACAGGCATTAAAAAGGATAATATCCAAGAATATAAACAGCTTATAGAATTTATCAAGTGGCAGAATGAGAAAGTATCCAAATAA